In a genomic window of Solidesulfovibrio fructosivorans JJ]:
- the aspS gene encoding aspartate--tRNA ligase translates to MSETLVLDRLDDWRRSHDCGALRASDVGSEVCLMGWAQFRRDHGGLIFIDLRDRGGLTQVVFCPEGSAEALERAHVLRTEYVLAVKGRVRPRPEGMANPGMPTGEIEVEITEFKLLNTAATPPFPIEDRIDASELLRLKYRYLDLRRPKLAGNLILRHHAVQSIRRYLDGLGFLEVETPVLTRSTPEGARDFLVPSRINNGSFYALPQSPQLFKQLLMMSGFDRYYQVVKCFRDEDLRADRQPEFTQVDIEMSFVDEEQIMGMAENMVRTMFKEAMDIALPDVFPRMTYADAIRDYGLDKPDVRFGLKLVDVTEVVRGSQFQVFAKAELVKGIRVAGGAALSRKEIDDLTEFVKIYGAKGLAWIKIKEGEWQSPFAKFLSDEERAGLAEAFGLEVGDIVFFQAGAAEMVNTALGYLRIQLGERFSLIPEGSFAPVWVTDFPLLEYDPEAKRFAAKHHPFTAPQSGHLEKLAEAPGQALSRAYDLVLNGNEIGGGSIRIHDRATQKAMFAALGIEDQEAEDKFGFLLKALEFGAPPHGGIAFGLDRLIMILAGAKSIRDVIAFPKTQKAMCLLTDAPAGVSAGQLRELGIKLRSRDKDKDKA, encoded by the coding sequence ATGAGCGAGACGCTTGTCCTCGACAGGCTGGACGACTGGCGGCGCAGCCACGATTGCGGGGCGCTGCGGGCGTCCGACGTCGGCAGCGAAGTGTGCCTGATGGGCTGGGCCCAGTTCCGCCGCGACCACGGCGGCCTGATTTTCATCGACCTGCGCGACCGGGGCGGGCTGACCCAGGTCGTTTTCTGCCCCGAGGGCAGCGCCGAGGCCCTGGAGCGCGCCCACGTGCTGCGCACCGAATACGTGCTGGCCGTCAAGGGCCGGGTGCGCCCGCGTCCCGAGGGCATGGCCAACCCCGGCATGCCCACCGGCGAGATCGAGGTGGAGATCACCGAGTTCAAGCTCCTAAACACCGCCGCCACCCCGCCGTTTCCCATCGAGGACCGCATCGACGCCTCGGAGCTGTTGCGCCTCAAATACCGCTACCTGGACCTGCGCCGGCCCAAGCTGGCCGGCAATCTGATCCTGCGCCACCATGCCGTGCAAAGCATCCGCCGCTACCTGGACGGCCTGGGCTTCCTGGAGGTCGAAACGCCCGTTTTGACCCGGTCCACGCCCGAGGGCGCGCGCGACTTCCTGGTGCCGAGCCGCATCAACAACGGCTCGTTTTACGCCCTGCCCCAGTCGCCCCAGCTTTTCAAGCAGCTGCTCATGATGTCCGGCTTCGACCGCTATTACCAGGTGGTCAAATGCTTCCGCGACGAGGACTTGCGCGCCGACCGCCAGCCCGAGTTCACCCAGGTGGACATCGAGATGAGCTTCGTCGACGAGGAGCAGATCATGGGCATGGCCGAGAACATGGTGCGCACCATGTTCAAGGAAGCCATGGACATCGCCCTGCCCGACGTTTTTCCCCGCATGACCTACGCCGACGCCATCCGCGACTACGGCCTGGACAAGCCCGACGTGCGCTTCGGCCTCAAGCTCGTGGACGTGACCGAGGTGGTGCGCGGCAGCCAGTTCCAGGTGTTCGCCAAGGCCGAGCTGGTCAAGGGCATCCGCGTGGCCGGCGGCGCGGCGCTCTCCCGCAAGGAGATCGACGACCTGACCGAGTTCGTGAAGATTTACGGGGCCAAGGGCCTGGCCTGGATCAAGATCAAGGAAGGGGAATGGCAGTCGCCGTTCGCCAAGTTCCTCTCCGACGAGGAGCGCGCCGGGCTGGCCGAGGCCTTCGGCCTCGAAGTCGGCGATATCGTGTTCTTCCAGGCCGGCGCGGCGGAAATGGTCAACACGGCCCTGGGCTATCTGCGCATCCAGCTGGGTGAACGCTTTTCGCTCATTCCGGAAGGCTCCTTCGCCCCGGTCTGGGTGACGGATTTTCCGCTTTTGGAATACGATCCCGAGGCCAAACGCTTCGCCGCCAAGCACCATCCCTTCACCGCGCCCCAGTCCGGGCATCTGGAAAAGCTGGCCGAGGCCCCGGGCCAGGCCCTGTCCCGGGCTTATGACCTCGTGCTCAACGGCAACGAGATCGGCGGCGGCTCCATCCGCATCCACGACCGGGCCACCCAGAAGGCCATGTTCGCGGCGCTCGGCATCGAGGACCAGGAGGCCGAGGACAAATTCGGCTTTTTGCTCAAGGCCCTGGAGTTCGGCGCGCCGCCCCACGGCGGCATTGCCTTTGGCCTCGACCGTCTTATCATGATCCTTGCCGGCGCCAAATCCATCCGTGACGTCATCGCCTTCCCCAAGACCCAGAAGGCCATGTGCCTGCTGACCGACGCGCCGGCCGGAGTGTCGGCGGGGCAACTGCGTGAACTCGGCATCAAGCTGCGGTCGCGGGACAAGGACAAAG